DNA from Bradyrhizobium japonicum USDA 6:
GGACGACAGCAGGAGAAAAAATTCCTTCAGATGCAGGCCTTCGACCGAGCCGTCGATGGTCAGCTTGGCACCGCTCTCGGAGACGTCCTCCATGGTGCACTCGCGCCGCCAGGTGCCGTCGATCCCCATCATCTGGGCCGGTATCCCGCGCTCGAAAACAACCCGGCTGTTGCCACGATGGTCCGTCTTGACCGCCATCTGCCCTTGCTCCAGCCCCGTCCTTGTCCGGCTGCCTGCGGGCGATGATACCGATGCGATGGCTAACAGGCGGTAAATCGGGCCGCGAATCAGGCTTGGGGCTGGCCTTCAGGCAGCTCTTCAGACGATTCTTGGGACGCCCCTTGGGGCGGCGGGACGTTGGCGAGATACCAGTCGCGCAGGTGCGCCAGCGCGGGATGTGCCAGCGAGCGCTGGAGGTAGGTCCAGATCCGCGGCTGGTGGTGCAGATAATGCGGCTTACCGTCGCGGCGGTTGAGGCGGGCGAAGGTGCCGAGCAGGCGCGTGTTCCGTTGCGCCGACATGATCGCATAGAGCTCGGCGAAGCCAGCCGGATCGAAGCTCGCATCGTCCGCGCGGCGCGCCTTGATGTAGCGCGACAGCAGCGTCAGCTCGAGGTTTTCGGGCACGTCGATGCGGGCATCCTGGAGCAGCGAGACGACGTCGTAGGATTGTGGTCCGAGCACGGTGTCCTGGAAGTCGATCACACCGACGCGCGCGATGCCGGTGCGCATCCCGAGCCAGATCAGATTGGGCGAGTGGAAGTCGCGGATGATCCACGTCCTCGGCGAGGCCAGCGGCTTCTT
Protein-coding regions in this window:
- a CDS encoding PilZ domain-containing protein — translated: MAVKTDHRGNSRVVFERGIPAQMMGIDGTWRRECTMEDVSESGAKLTIDGSVEGLHLKEFFLLLSSTGLAYRRCELAWVNGDQIGVNFLKLGDKKKKARSTSVGA